From the genome of Hymenobacter cellulosilyticus, one region includes:
- a CDS encoding DUF3276 family protein, with the protein MEDRHDQEEIYSQRIKAGKRTYFFDVKATRGQDYYLTITESKRKLRDDDTFSYEKHKIFLYKEDFAKFVDALQDAVDYVREELLTEEEVAELDRPRPAYDNYESGEPGFNPNRSDDNY; encoded by the coding sequence GTGGAAGACCGTCACGATCAGGAAGAAATCTACTCCCAACGCATTAAAGCTGGCAAACGCACGTACTTTTTTGATGTAAAGGCAACGCGCGGCCAGGACTACTATCTCACCATCACAGAAAGCAAGCGCAAGCTGCGCGATGATGACACGTTTTCCTACGAGAAACACAAAATCTTCCTCTACAAAGAAGACTTTGCCAAGTTCGTAGACGCCCTGCAGGACGCGGTGGACTACGTACGCGAAGAGCTGCTTACCGAAGAGGAAGTAGCCGAGCTGGACCGCCCCCGCCCCGCCTACGACAACTACGAAAGCGGCGAGCCGGGTTTCAATCCCAACCGCTCCGACGACAACTACTAG
- a CDS encoding ABC transporter permease yields MFTAFLRFELATWRKQPLTYIFLAVTFGITFLAMLWPNLQMGQDLRNLNVNAPFAILSRAGAMTMLCLLFITAIMASTATRDSGSGYAQVLYAAPLEKGGYLWGRFTGGVLVAVLALLGMLLAIVLGTLLNEPARVGAFQLAPYLQAVSLFIVPNVVLAGAIVYCLTVLTRNTVYAFIGALGLMMGFVLVGLLTPNLDTPASVLLLDPFGLRTLHSLTKYWTVSEKNTAVLDFAGPLLTNRLVWLGIAGALMGLTHGVFSFTTSTGKAKKQRLADAPAPVRAAAPTPRPQVQPRHDRGAALVQLTQQARLDLFGILKSVPFWILLGLGLLNLLSVAATGRSGKVGTSTRSPIPCSTILMGPTPPSCWPCWCTTAGPWCGKNRTPASTVSWTLRPVRRGCLTRLKC; encoded by the coding sequence GGCCGTTACCTTCGGAATAACGTTTCTGGCCATGCTCTGGCCCAACCTGCAGATGGGCCAGGACCTGCGCAATCTGAACGTCAACGCGCCCTTCGCCATCCTGAGCCGGGCCGGGGCCATGACCATGCTCTGCCTGCTCTTTATCACGGCCATCATGGCCAGCACGGCCACCCGCGACTCGGGCTCGGGCTACGCCCAGGTGCTGTATGCCGCCCCGCTCGAAAAGGGCGGCTACCTCTGGGGCCGCTTCACGGGCGGGGTGCTGGTGGCCGTGCTGGCCCTGCTGGGCATGCTGCTGGCTATTGTGCTGGGTACTTTGCTCAACGAGCCCGCCCGGGTGGGCGCGTTTCAACTGGCGCCCTACCTGCAGGCCGTCAGTCTGTTTATCGTGCCCAACGTGGTGCTGGCCGGGGCCATTGTATACTGCCTCACAGTGCTGACGCGCAACACGGTCTACGCCTTCATTGGCGCCCTGGGGCTGATGATGGGCTTTGTGCTGGTCGGTTTGCTGACGCCTAATCTGGACACGCCGGCCAGCGTGCTGCTGCTCGACCCCTTTGGCCTGCGTACCCTGCACTCCCTGACCAAGTACTGGACCGTATCGGAGAAAAACACCGCGGTGCTGGATTTCGCCGGCCCGCTGCTCACCAACCGCCTCGTGTGGCTGGGCATAGCCGGCGCCCTGATGGGCCTGACCCACGGCGTGTTTTCCTTCACCACTTCCACCGGCAAAGCCAAAAAGCAGCGCCTGGCCGATGCTCCCGCTCCGGTGCGTGCCGCCGCGCCCACGCCCCGGCCCCAGGTGCAGCCCCGCCACGACCGGGGTGCCGCCCTGGTACAGCTCACCCAGCAGGCCCGCCTCGACCTGTTTGGCATTCTGAAAAGCGTGCCGTTCTGGATTCTGCTCGGCCTGGGCCTGCTCAACCTGCTCAGCGTTGCGGCCACGGGGCGGAGCGGGAAGGTGGGCACTTCTACCCGGTCACCTATACCATGCTCGACCATATTAATGGGACCTACGCCACCTTCGTGCTGGCCGTGCTGGTGTACTACGGCGGGGCCCTGGTGTGGAAAGAACAGGACGCCCGCCTCGACGGTATCCTGGACGCTTCGCCCCGTCCGTCGTGGGTGCCTTACGCGGCTAAAATGCTGA
- a CDS encoding M1 family aminopeptidase, producing the protein MELESATDRAKFDLPERLRMAPQSDSAAYANSYISTDADRLRFEATVSTSPDQIAIAPGSLLKEWQQNGRRYFHYRLAQPVLNFYSITSARYKVRRERQNGVDLEIYYHPGHPYNLDRMMNSMRASLAYYGQQFGVYPQQQARIIEFPRYQKFAQAFPGTMPYSEGLGFIAQPSPEDRDVDRTYRVVAHEMAHQWWAHQVVGAAVQGATFMSESVSEYLSTLMLERQYGAARVLSVRRHSLDNYLRGRASEKVRELPLLYNEDQPHIHYAKGAVALYALRSYLGEQRLHGALSQFARDYQGRPAPYPTSEDLYGYILRATPDSLQYLVTDQLKRITLYDNQVREAAYQRLPDGRYQAIIQLEAHKRYADALGKETEAPLHDYIDVALYGAGNKVLVRQRLLVTNSRKVVRLTVAALPVKAVVDPDYLLIDRKPEDNSHDAIQIN; encoded by the coding sequence ATGGAGTTGGAAAGTGCCACCGACCGCGCCAAGTTCGATTTGCCCGAACGGCTCCGCATGGCGCCCCAGTCCGACTCGGCTGCTTACGCCAATAGCTACATTTCCACCGACGCCGACCGGTTGCGCTTCGAGGCCACGGTCAGCACCAGCCCCGACCAGATTGCCATAGCCCCGGGCTCTTTGCTGAAGGAATGGCAGCAGAACGGCCGCCGCTACTTCCACTACCGCCTGGCCCAGCCGGTGCTCAACTTTTACTCCATCACCTCGGCCCGCTATAAGGTGCGGCGGGAGCGGCAGAACGGCGTCGACCTGGAAATCTACTACCACCCCGGTCACCCCTACAACCTGGACCGGATGATGAACTCCATGCGCGCCTCCCTGGCGTACTACGGCCAGCAGTTTGGGGTGTATCCGCAGCAGCAGGCCCGCATCATCGAGTTTCCGCGCTATCAGAAGTTTGCCCAGGCGTTTCCCGGCACCATGCCCTACTCCGAAGGCCTCGGCTTTATTGCCCAGCCCAGCCCCGAAGACCGCGACGTGGACCGCACCTACCGGGTGGTAGCCCACGAAATGGCGCACCAGTGGTGGGCTCACCAGGTAGTAGGGGCCGCCGTGCAGGGTGCCACGTTTATGTCGGAATCTGTTTCCGAGTATCTTTCCACCCTGATGCTGGAGCGCCAGTATGGTGCGGCCCGGGTGCTGTCGGTGCGCCGTCATTCCCTCGACAATTACCTGCGCGGCCGGGCCAGCGAGAAGGTGCGGGAGCTGCCTTTGCTCTATAACGAGGACCAGCCCCACATTCACTACGCCAAGGGTGCCGTGGCGCTGTATGCCCTGCGCAGCTACCTGGGTGAACAACGCCTCCACGGCGCGCTCAGCCAGTTTGCGCGCGACTACCAGGGCCGTCCCGCCCCGTATCCTACTTCCGAAGATCTGTACGGCTACATCCTGCGCGCCACGCCCGACTCCTTGCAATACCTGGTAACCGACCAGCTCAAGCGCATTACGCTCTACGACAACCAGGTGCGGGAAGCAGCCTACCAGCGCCTGCCCGACGGCCGCTACCAGGCCATCATCCAACTGGAGGCCCACAAGCGCTACGCCGACGCGCTGGGCAAGGAAACAGAGGCTCCGTTGCACGACTACATCGACGTGGCCTTGTACGGCGCTGGGAACAAGGTGCTGGTCCGCCAACGGCTGCTGGTCACCAATTCCCGCAAAGTAGTACGGCTCACCGTCGCCGCCCTGCCCGTGAAAGCCGTGGTCGACCCGGACTACCTGCTCATCGACCGGAAACCGGAAGACAACAGCCACGACGCTATTCAGATCAACTAG
- the ychF gene encoding redox-regulated ATPase YchF, which produces MGLRCGIVGLPNVGKSTLFNALSNAKAESANYPFCTIEPNVGVITVPDERLQILEALVNPKRVLPTIIEFVDIAGLVKGASKGEGLGNKFLANIREVDAIIHVVRCFEDPNIVHVAGGVDPVFDKDVIDTELQLKDLESIDKKLQKSERSAKAGDAAAKKEVAVLQRFKAALEAGQNARAVQADEVELEAVADLQLLTIKPVIYVANVDEASIKTDGNHHVAALREHVKAEGAQVVLVSAAIEEQIADMEDPEEKEMFLAEYGLTESGLNKLIRASYELLNLITYFTAGVQEVRAWTIHRGDKAPAAAGVIHSDFEKGFIRAEVIKLADYQEYKTEVKIKEAGKMAVEGKDYVVQDGDIMHFRFNV; this is translated from the coding sequence ATGGGTCTCCGCTGCGGAATCGTCGGTTTGCCGAACGTGGGTAAGTCCACGCTGTTCAACGCCCTTTCGAACGCCAAGGCCGAATCGGCCAACTATCCTTTCTGCACCATCGAGCCCAACGTGGGCGTGATTACCGTGCCCGATGAGCGCCTCCAGATTCTGGAAGCCCTGGTGAACCCCAAGCGCGTACTGCCCACCATTATCGAGTTTGTGGACATTGCCGGCCTGGTAAAAGGCGCTTCCAAGGGTGAAGGTCTGGGCAACAAGTTCCTGGCCAACATCCGCGAGGTCGATGCCATCATTCACGTGGTGCGCTGCTTCGAGGACCCCAACATCGTGCACGTAGCCGGCGGCGTCGACCCCGTGTTCGACAAGGACGTTATTGACACCGAGCTGCAGCTCAAGGACCTGGAAAGCATCGACAAAAAGCTGCAGAAGTCGGAGCGCTCGGCCAAGGCCGGCGACGCGGCAGCCAAGAAAGAAGTAGCGGTGCTGCAGCGCTTTAAGGCGGCCCTGGAAGCTGGGCAGAATGCCCGCGCCGTGCAGGCCGACGAGGTGGAGCTCGAAGCCGTAGCCGATTTGCAGCTGCTCACCATCAAGCCCGTGATTTACGTGGCCAACGTGGACGAAGCCAGCATCAAGACCGACGGCAACCACCACGTAGCCGCCCTGCGGGAGCACGTGAAGGCCGAAGGCGCCCAGGTGGTGCTGGTATCGGCGGCCATTGAGGAGCAGATTGCCGATATGGAAGACCCCGAGGAAAAGGAAATGTTCCTGGCCGAGTACGGCCTCACCGAGTCGGGCCTGAACAAGCTGATTCGTGCCTCCTACGAGCTGCTGAACCTGATTACCTACTTCACGGCCGGGGTGCAGGAAGTACGGGCCTGGACCATTCACCGCGGCGACAAAGCTCCGGCCGCGGCGGGCGTTATCCACTCCGACTTCGAGAAAGGCTTTATCCGCGCCGAGGTTATCAAGCTGGCCGATTACCAGGAGTACAAGACCGAGGTAAAAATCAAGGAAGCCGGCAAGATGGCCGTGGAAGGCAAGGACTACGTGGTTCAGGACGGCGACATCATGCACTTCCGCTTCAACGTATAA
- a CDS encoding zinc ribbon domain-containing protein YjdM codes for MDVKDSNGNLLIEGDSVTLIKDLKVKGSSLTLKRGTVVKNIRLTNSPAEIEGRAGGSTMVLKTEFLKKA; via the coding sequence ATGGACGTAAAAGACAGCAACGGTAACCTGCTCATCGAGGGCGACTCGGTGACGCTGATCAAGGACCTTAAGGTGAAAGGCTCGTCGCTGACCCTGAAGCGCGGCACGGTGGTGAAAAACATTCGCCTAACCAACAGCCCCGCCGAAATCGAGGGCCGCGCGGGTGGCTCCACGATGGTGCTCAAAACCGAATTTCTGAAGAAGGCCTAG